GGTGGTCGTAGGAGATGAGTGGCGCGCACTCCGTCATGCCGTATCCCACGGAAAAAGGAAATTTCATCTTATGAAAGAATGCTTCCACCTCCGCATTCAGTGCAGCTCCACCGATGACCACCTCGCGGAAGTTACCCCCCAATGAGTGAACAAGGGATTTTTTGATCTTCGATAAAATCAGCTTCTCCAACCCCGGGATTTTCATTGCGACCTTCACGACCGGTTTGTCAATGATCGGTAGGATCTTCTTCTTGTATATCTTCTCAAAAATCAAAGGTACCGACATGATCAATGTGGGTTTTACCTCCTGCAAGGCACTAATCAGGTTCTGAGGGCTGGGTATCACTCCGAGCATGGTGCTGTGAACCCCAGCAGAGAGTGCATAGAGAAAATCAAAGGCACATCCGTAGACATGGGCCATGGGTAGAAAGGCAAGGTTTCTCTCACCGTTGAAGAGCAGGTCCAGCTTGTGTGCGTAGGTTACATTGCCGGCGAGATTGTTGGCCGTGAGCATGACCCCCTTGCTGAATCCGGTGGTGCCTGAGGTATAGTTAATGCAAATCACCTCCTCGTTGCTCACGTCTGCATAACGAATATCATCTTTGCTAAAACCTTTCGGGTAATTTCTCGTGAACAGATCATCGAGTGAATTGATAATTTCGCTCACTTCCTCACGCTCAGATTTGAGCAGCGAGAAATGGGGTATTTCAAATACCGGCACCTTGATATGCTCCTTATTCAGTTTGTTCCAGAGTGATTCGTTTACAAATACAAGGCGTGAATCTGAATGTGTGATGATCTCCTGCATGCTCTCCGGGCTGAACTCGTGGAGGATGGGAACGATGACCGCTCCATAGGTGATGGTTGCCATGAAAAGAATCGACCAGGAGGAGTGGTTCTTA
This genomic window from Dysgonomonadaceae bacterium zrk40 contains:
- a CDS encoding AMP-binding protein; translation: MIEQNFIQLYENSFKNNWEQPALTDFKENTTYSYGELAREIARLHLLFRELGIEKGDKISLIGKNHSSWSILFMATITYGAVIVPILHEFSPESMQEIITHSDSRLVFVNESLWNKLNKEHIKVPVFEIPHFSLLKSEREEVSEIINSLDDLFTRNYPKGFSKDDIRYADVSNEEVICINYTSGTTGFSKGVMLTANNLAGNVTYAHKLDLLFNGERNLAFLPMAHVYGCAFDFLYALSAGVHSTMLGVIPSPQNLISALQEVKPTLIMSVPLIFEKIYKKKILPIIDKPVVKVAMKIPGLEKLILSKIKKSLVHSLGGNFREVVIGGAALNAEVEAFFHKMKFPFSVGYGMTECAPLISYDHHYDFIPTSCGSVLEGIMEARIDSPEPDKIPGEIQVRGENVMKGYYKNPEATAAAFTDDGWLKTGDSGIMVGKRLFIKGRIKTMLLTANGQNVYPEEIESRLNNLPYVAESVVVLRDFRLVALVYPDMAAITADQITREKLASIMEENRVTLNKSAANYEKISHIELVENEFEKTPKKSIKRFLYS